The bacterium DNA window AGGCACTTATCGTGATTGCCGGCCCCTCAACATTGGCTTTATTGTGAAAATAGGCCGGGCCCATTCCGCCGGCAACAACAGGAACTTTTCCGGGGACAATAGTATTTTTAGTAATGTTTTTGCCTCGCAAAATTTTTATCTTATCTCCAAGTTTTTCCACTTTCCACCCCTTCGGGACTTTGCCGAATTCTGTTTCGCTATCAATCATTTTTACTTTTTCGTAGCCCGGAAAACGGAAATATACAAACCACTCCTTATAAATCGCCTGCGCCATTTCTTCCAAAATCTTAATCCGCTTCGTGTTGTTTTCAATAAGATTGTCGTAGGTACCAAGAATAGAACCAACATTTCTTTGGTCTTCAAGTTTTAAAGTCGGAATCTCAAAATTTCTAATTAGGTCTTGATTTAAATTTTGCTGAGCTGCGCCACGCGCTTGTACTATTAAATCGTCTCTGTTTTGTAACAAAGAATAGAAAACATAACGCCAATCCGCTTTATCCTCATCAATAATCAAGCCGCACACAGCTTGATTTACAGTAGCCTTCTTTTTTAACCACCCCAATTGTCCTACATTTGCCCCGTACATCGCTATCAAAACAGTATGTTCGGGATAATATTTTGCAGAAGAATTATTCAACGCGTCATCTGTTATTTTTTCTTCAGTATCTTCAATAGCTGCATCAAGCAGCTCTTTAGATTTTACCCATAAATGACCGCTACGATCAGCAGTAAAATACTCGGGGTGAAGTCGTGACGGCGTCCCGCCACTGGAAATTTTTTCTGCAACATCCTCTAATTTAATCCTTTGCCGGGTTGTTTTTGTTTGTGTAATCATAAATCGATTTGAATTTTACCGCCGCCAACCCAAATATATTTCGGTTCTCCTTTCTCGAAATAGAGAAAGCAGCCGAGCTCATAGCCAAAGGCGTTGTTATATGGATTAGTCATAAATTTTAAGCGGGCGATATTGCTTTTGCATATTTCGTTTTTCTTTATTTCAACAACCAGAAGATTATCTCCTCTGCCGTTTTTTCCTCGTTTATGAACGATAATATCCGGCCTAAAGATTTTTCCACGCCATCTTTTAGCGTCTTCTGCTCGCTTATTATATTCGCAATCAACTGCGTATCCTCGTGCGTTGTTCTTCTCAATGTAACTCGCAATCCTGTGAGCAATCGCTTGTTCGTGAGCGTCATTTGTTAACAACTCCTTATCGAAGTGCAAGAAGGCATCAACCGCGTCCGTAAGTAATTTTTGAATTTGTCGTGTACTCATATATTCAATTTCTTCAAATTCTCAAAAATGTTCTTCTCCAGTTTGTGCGCTTCATCGGTTAATCCTTTAAGCTCGCTGTGAAGCTTTTCGATTTTTTCTCCAAAGTTTCTATCGTCTCCATTTCCATTGTCGGTAACGCCAACATAGCGGCCCGGGTTAAGCGAATAACCGGCTTTTTTCACTTCTTCTATCGTCGCCACTCGGCAAAGCCCTTTTACATCTTTGTACTTTTTCCCATTCTCATTGCGGTAGCTTCTTACAATGCTTGCGATTTGTTCTATCTGCTCATCGGTCCAATCGCGATGCGCCCGGTCTATTTGCCGGTAGATATTGCGGGCGTCAATAAAGAGAACTTTGTTTTTGCGCTCCGTTTTCCTTTTACCTCTGTCCAAAAACCAAAGCGTTACTGAAAGCACGACATTATAGAACATATTCGGACCAACAGCGACCATCACATCCACAATTCCATCTTCAATTAATTTTTGGCGGATTTCTTTCTCACTATGCCCTACATCACCTGCCGCATTAGACATAACAAACCCAGCGCGTCCTTTATCGTTTAACGAATTTAGAAAGATTTGAATCCAGAGATAATTGCCGTTGTCCGCTCTCGGTATGCCATACGAAAATCGCGGATCGTCTTTGATACGCTCCTTATCAATCCCGCTCACATTGAACGGAGGATTTGCCATTGTGAAATCAAATTTTCCTAAACTTTTGTGGCGATCCTCGTAATAGGTATTACCTTCGCGGATGTCTCCGGAAAGGCCGTGAATAGCAAGGTTCATTTTTGCGATGCGAACCGTTTGGTCTGTTTTCTCTTGACCGTAAATCGCAATCTCACGCGAAGCTCTTAACTTCTTTCCGTTTTCCAAATGCCGTTTTACGAACTCGTGTGACTGCACAAACATACCGCCGGAACCGCAAGCCGGATCGTAAATCCTGCCCTGATACGGTTCAATGATCTCAACGATAAGTTTGACAATACTTGTCGGTGTGAAAAATTCGCCTCCGCGCGAGCCATCCGCAAGCGCGAACTTACCGAGGAAGTATTCATAAATTCTACCGAACGCATCTCCTTCAATATCGTCCGGAATTTGATTGAAGTTTTTGAGAAGCGCGATGATAGAACGATTGTCCAGTTTTTGAAATGTTTTCGGAAGAATGCCAGCAAGCTCCTTATTTTCCGCTTCAATCTCTTTCATCGCGTCATTTACGGCTCTGCCCATATCCGTTCCCTCTGACAATTCTATGAGATATGAAAACCGAGCTTTTTCTGGAACAAAGAGCGTACCGCGCGCGTGATAATCCGCGGAAGAAATCGGTCGTTCGCGCGAAACCGAAGCCCCGCCAAGCTTTTTGGCTTTACCTTTTCTCTCCTCAGTTATTTCTTCTGCAGCTTTTGCGTGTTTTACACCTGCAAACTTGAGGAAAATTAAACCCAAAACCGGCTCGGCAAATTCATTAAGCCGCAACGGAGAATTGGCGCGCATATGATCCGCCGCTTCCCACAATCTATTTTCCAAATCTTTTATATTAGTATTCATGACTTTTTGATTTACAAAAGTTTCTCATCCTTAAAACTAAAGTGGCTATTTGCTGCAATAATAACATGATCCAAAAGTTCGATGCCCATCATTTTGCCGGCTTCCGCTAATCTTTTCGTGATTTCCATGTCATCTTCTGACGGTTTTGGATCACCGGATGGATGGTTGTGCGCAACCATGATGCCGGCGGCTGAATGTTTAAGGGCCGGTTCAAACACTTCCCGAGGATGAACAAGATTCGCATTTAGTGTTCCCATTGAAATTATTTCTTTATGAACCAGCTGATTTCTGGCATTGAGATATAGAGCAACGAAGTGCTCTCTTTTGTTGTGGCGCAGTTCGGTTAATTGAGCCACAACATCTTTGGGGGTGGAAATAGTCGGCAAGTTCGTATCGTTAACCTCCATCGCGCGTTTTGAAAGCTCGAAAGCGGCGAGAAGCATTGTGGCCTTGGCGGAATCAATTCCACTGATTTTTATTAAATCCTCGTAGGTCATCTGTAAAAGTCGCTTCTTGGAATGCTTGGTCAAAATCTGCGAAGCGATCTCAATAACATTTTTTCCGGTTTTGCCGGTCCGCAGTAGAATAGCCAAAAGTTCCGAGTCCTTAAGATTCTCGGCTCCTTTTGCGATAAGCTTTTCCCTTGGGCGTTCAATTTTTGGTAAATCCTTAATTTTCATATTTCATCTTTGGTTTCTACTTTTCGCTTTCTAAACGCGCCTTTAATAAAAAGATTGTTTCTGTGCGGAGTTTTGCTCGTGCCCAATCCTTTTGGCTCTCGGTCAAAAACTCGCCAAGGCCGTCGAGAATATGGCGATTGTCCATTTTTTCGAGCAACTCAATACTTTTTACCAACACTTCCTTAAACGACAATTTTGCACGCTGCTCCACTATATCTCGATTAATCGGCCAGTTGTTTTTGGTAAAAAAGTACACATCGAAAACATCCCGGCTTGTTTTGCCAACCCGTTCGTACATTGCCATAATCTTATTAGCAAACATATCTTCGCGAACCATGACAAGCATAGAAATACCGAGCAAGGTCTTGAGTTCATAGCGAGAACCAAACTCTCTGCGATTTACTTCGATTTTTACATTTTGAGCTTTCGGATCGTATGAAAAAATAATGAGCAAGTTGTAACGCTTAATCCGCGATTCCCGTATTTCTCCGTAACCCTGAGCAATTTTCAAAATCTTTTCGAATATTTCTTTTTCTTTTGCTTCATCGCTCTGATCCAAGAGGTCAAAGTCAAGATCAACCGAAAAACGATTTAAATCATAAAACATAAGAGCTGCTGTGCCGCCCTTAAAACCAAGGTGCGAAGAAATCGTGGTATCGGTATAAATTTCTTTGAGAATCTGGAGCTGTATATTTTTATGTATTGATGTGTCGAGAGTCATAGAATTATGCTTTGTTTGCCTTTCCGCCAGAGGCGGATCCGCCTTCGGCGGAAAAGTATTCGCTGACCTTCTTTGTCATTCTCTTATTGTTATAAATAGGTAAAATCTCAAAAACCTTATCCCAATCCAAGGGGTCCAAGCGATCAAAGTGATAGTCCTTGCTCACATAGATTCTGTCCAAAAAAGCTCTCTCTTTTGTGGCAATAGCGAAGCCCGCTTTGTGCTCAATGCCGGCAGTATTTGATAAAACATAATTCTTCATTCGTACAAATGTAACTTTTTGACCATTTATATCTATCTCTCTATTAACATAGGATGCAACAAAAATATTGCCGTAGTATTGAAAATTAATTCCGGCACGAGTCAAGACGGTTTCAAAGCTGATATACGAGGGT harbors:
- a CDS encoding restriction endonuclease subunit S — encoded protein: MITQTKTTRQRIKLEDVAEKISSGGTPSRLHPEYFTADRSGHLWVKSKELLDAAIEDTEEKITDDALNNSSAKYYPEHTVLIAMYGANVGQLGWLKKKATVNQAVCGLIIDEDKADWRYVFYSLLQNRDDLIVQARGAAQQNLNQDLIRNFEIPTLKLEDQRNVGSILGTYDNLIENNTKRIKILEEMAQAIYKEWFVYFRFPGYEKVKMIDSETEFGKVPKGWKVEKLGDKIKILRGKNITKNTIVPGKVPVVAGGMGPAYFHNKANVEGPAITISASGANSGYINLYHEDIWASDCSYINKNSTPFVYYYFLLLKNRQVEVTGLQRGSAQPHVYPKDLARLLIIDPPEELTHSFEEKAKSTFNMINNFQLQNQNLRQARDLLLPKLVNGEISV
- a CDS encoding N-6 DNA methylase, whose amino-acid sequence is MNTNIKDLENRLWEAADHMRANSPLRLNEFAEPVLGLIFLKFAGVKHAKAAEEITEERKGKAKKLGGASVSRERPISSADYHARGTLFVPEKARFSYLIELSEGTDMGRAVNDAMKEIEAENKELAGILPKTFQKLDNRSIIALLKNFNQIPDDIEGDAFGRIYEYFLGKFALADGSRGGEFFTPTSIVKLIVEIIEPYQGRIYDPACGSGGMFVQSHEFVKRHLENGKKLRASREIAIYGQEKTDQTVRIAKMNLAIHGLSGDIREGNTYYEDRHKSLGKFDFTMANPPFNVSGIDKERIKDDPRFSYGIPRADNGNYLWIQIFLNSLNDKGRAGFVMSNAAGDVGHSEKEIRQKLIEDGIVDVMVAVGPNMFYNVVLSVTLWFLDRGKRKTERKNKVLFIDARNIYRQIDRAHRDWTDEQIEQIASIVRSYRNENGKKYKDVKGLCRVATIEEVKKAGYSLNPGRYVGVTDNGNGDDRNFGEKIEKLHSELKGLTDEAHKLEKNIFENLKKLNI
- the radC gene encoding DNA repair protein RadC, coding for MKIKDLPKIERPREKLIAKGAENLKDSELLAILLRTGKTGKNVIEIASQILTKHSKKRLLQMTYEDLIKISGIDSAKATMLLAAFELSKRAMEVNDTNLPTISTPKDVVAQLTELRHNKREHFVALYLNARNQLVHKEIISMGTLNANLVHPREVFEPALKHSAAGIMVAHNHPSGDPKPSEDDMEITKRLAEAGKMMGIELLDHVIIAANSHFSFKDEKLL
- a CDS encoding nucleotidyl transferase AbiEii/AbiGii toxin family protein → MTLDTSIHKNIQLQILKEIYTDTTISSHLGFKGGTAALMFYDLNRFSVDLDFDLLDQSDEAKEKEIFEKILKIAQGYGEIRESRIKRYNLLIIFSYDPKAQNVKIEVNRREFGSRYELKTLLGISMLVMVREDMFANKIMAMYERVGKTSRDVFDVYFFTKNNWPINRDIVEQRAKLSFKEVLVKSIELLEKMDNRHILDGLGEFLTESQKDWARAKLRTETIFLLKARLESEK
- a CDS encoding type IV toxin-antitoxin system AbiEi family antitoxin domain-containing protein, giving the protein MVVYELEMTFKVISSINMDKKPTKGEYLDILLRSPKTVFSTKDAALLWAEERESTVSARLNKYVKAGKLIRVRRGVYAKDKNYDKFELATIIYTPSYISFETVLTRAGINFQYYGNIFVASYVNREIDINGQKVTFVRMKNYVLSNTAGIEHKAGFAIATKERAFLDRIYVSKDYHFDRLDPLDWDKVFEILPIYNNKRMTKKVSEYFSAEGGSASGGKANKA